A window of Vigna unguiculata cultivar IT97K-499-35 chromosome 4, ASM411807v1, whole genome shotgun sequence contains these coding sequences:
- the LOC114182593 gene encoding probable carboxylesterase 18 — protein MATTKLTLPWKVRLSIFVLSALSDASRRSNGTFNRRIFNLVDRKAPPNPNVVNGVYSSDVTVDPSRNLWFRLFIPSISSAVSAASLPVFVYFHGGAFTFFNAASIPIDAFCRLFCRSLNAVVVSVDYRLTPEHRYPSQYDDGHDVLKFLDQNSTVLPSIADVSKCFLAGDSAGANLAHHVAVRVCEDKLRTVKIIGLVSVQPYFGGEERTGSELRLNRVPVLSLKMTDWHWKVFLPNGSDRDHGAANVSGPNTVDISGLDYPNTIVFLGGLDLLRDWQMKYYEWLRKSGKGAELVDYPNAFHGFYLFPELPLARLFFSRLKEFVTKQISNMN, from the coding sequence ATGGCAACCACCAAATTAACCCTTCCATGGAAAGTTCGCTTGTCCATTTTCGTCCTCTCCGCTCTCAGCGACGCCTCTCGCCGCTCCAACGGCACCTTCAACCGCCGCATCTTCAATCTCGTTGACCGCAAGGCCCCGCCCAACCCCAACGTCGTTAACGGCGTCTACTCCTCCGACGTCACCGTCGACCCATCACGGAACCTATGGTTCCGCCTCTTCATCCCCTCCATCTCCTCCGCCGTCTCTGCCGCCTCCCTCCCAGTCTTCGTCTATTTCCACGGAGGCGCCTTCACATTCTTCAACGCAGCCTCAATTCCCATAGACGCCTTTTGTCGCCTCTTCTGTCGCTCCCTTAACGCCGTTGTTGTCTCCGTTGACTACCGCCTCACCCCGGAACACCGTTACCCCTCCCAATACGACGACGGCCACGACGTCTTAAAATTCCTCGATCAAAACAGTACCGTTTTGCCAAGCATTGCTGACGTCAGCAAGTGCTTTTTGGCGGGTGATAGCGCGGGTGCGAACTTGGCACACCACGTGGCGGTTCGGGTTTGCGAAGACAAGCTCCGAACCGTGAAAATTATCGGGTTGGTTTCGGTTCAACCGTATTTCGGAGGGGAAGAACGAACTGGTTCCGAACTCCGATTAAACCGGGTTCCGGTCCTTTCATTGAAAATGACCGATTGGCACTGGAAGGTGTTTCTGCCAAACGGGTCGGATCGCGACCATGGAGCGGCTAACGTAAGTGGGCCCAATACGGTGGATATTTCGGGCTTGGATTACCCGAATACGATTGTTTTTTTGGGTGGGCTTGACCTGTTACGTGATTGGCAAATGAAGTATTACGAGTGGCTAAGGAAATCAGGAAAAGGTGCAGAGTTAGTCGATTATCCAAACGCATTTCATGGTTTTTACTTATTTCCTGAATTGCCCCTCGCTCGTCTCTTCTTTTCTCGATTGAAGGAGTTTGTGACCAAGCAAATCTCAAACATGAATTGA
- the LOC114181696 gene encoding probable carboxylesterase 18 has translation MAAPTKPTIPWKLRVMTSLLSLLLKASRRSNGTVNRRLFNLFDPQLPPNPNPIDGVTTSDVTVDATRNLWFRLFSPSASASAATLPVVVFFHGGGFAFLSPATTTYDAFCRSLCRSINAVIVSVNYRLAPEHRYPSQNDDGFDVVKYLDENGATLGNVGKCFLVGDSSGGNTAHHVAIRVCKEKLRFVRVIGLVSIEPFFGGQERVESEIGITQDPLVSLEVTDWYWKSYLPNGSDRDHEVVNVSGPNAVDISGLNYPKTLLIVAGFDPLKDWQRRYYEWLRKSGKDVEIIEYPNMIHGFHLFPYLPEASQFLSHVNHFMVKQLAGS, from the coding sequence ATGGCTGCACCCACCAAACCAACCATTCCATGGAAGCTCCGCGTAATGACCTCTCTGCTTTCTCTCCTTCTCAAAGCCTCTCGCCGCTCTAACGGCACCGTCAACCGCCGTCTCTTCAACCTCTTCGACCCCCAGCTCCCTCCTAATCCCAACCCTATCGACGGCGTCACCACCTCCGACGTCACTGTCGATGCCACACGCAACCTCTGGTTTCGCCTCTTCTCCCCCTCCGCTTCCGCCTCTGCCGCCACCCTTCCTGTCGTCGTCTTCTTCCACGGCGGCGGCTTCGCGTTCCTCTCCCCGGCCACAACCACGTACGACGCTTTCTGCCGCTCCTTGTGCCGCTCCATCAACGCCGTCATCGTCTCCGTTAACTACCGCCTAGCCCCCGAACACCGTTACCCTTCCCAAAACGACGATGGTTTCGACGTCGTTAAATACCTCGACGAAAACGGCGCCACTTTGGGTAACGTTGGTAAGTGTTTTTTGGTGGGTGATAGTTCGGGCGGGAACACAGCACACCACGTGGCCATTCGGGTTTGTAAAGAGAAGCTCCGGTTCGTGAGAGTAATCGGGTTGGTTTCGATTGAACCGTTTTTTGGAGGGCAAGAGCGAGTTGAATCAGAGATCGGAATAACGCAAGACCCATTAGTTTCGTTGGAAGTAACCGATTGGTATTGGAAATCCTATTTGCCCAACGGGTCGGACCGTGACCACGAAGTGGTTAATGTGAGTGGGCCCAATGCCGTGGATATTTCCGGTTTGAACTATCCGAAGACGCTTTTGATTGTGGCGGGTTTTGACCCATTAAAGGATTGGCAAAGAAGATACTATGAATGGTTAAGAAAATCGGGTAAGGACGTTGAGATAATTGAATACCCGAATATGATCCATGGGTTTCACTTGTTTCCATATTTACCCGAAGCTTCTCAGTTTCTTTCTCATGTTAACCATTTCATGGTCAAACAATTAGCTGGTAGTTAG